In Papaver somniferum cultivar HN1 chromosome 1, ASM357369v1, whole genome shotgun sequence, a genomic segment contains:
- the LOC113349371 gene encoding uncharacterized protein LOC113349371 translates to MDLLVSLRFRMDKSWMSTDRTKKRYREGVAAFLRYAVNHLKEEGETYDEFLMLCPCTNCLNLCACSVGDVEDHLFVNGIDQTYTIWNKHGEKDEAITSSKPVNVNNGMHAEFEMGTPTDAPDEDFGMGTPTDAPDTIDMMQAAEEFADDPIKFKKLLENAEKPLYEGCPNFTKLSAIVQLFKLKSKHGASDMFFNELLPLLKDMLPKEGNLMARSTYQAKKILKSMGSGYTKIHACINNCILYWNEYKDEKVCPTCKAPRWKVDRDGKVYENVPAKVLWYFDIIPRFQRLFQSKHTAKDLIWHDTTRNKDGVLRHPADSHAWREIDNNFPEIKGDPRNLRLAVSADGVDVNTGTKHHSGKRTWDAYAQEMFTLRAVVLWTINDYPALGTLCGCRYAGYHGCVVCRKKTHSIRLHDSNKNVYVGYRRFLPYEHPFRRQKGAFGGKQEWETAPEPMTGEEIYEENVGQSLVGTLLHNGNTKDGLNARKDLVRLGLKSELHPKTDDKGTILPAACYTLTTEEKDIFLETLSELRVPEGSISAKEIMVEELDKLQEDLCVTLCLLEKEVKLCGPVCFRWMYPFERCMKVIKGHVRNKNQPCGCIAEENVAEETIEIYCEYHKSIRTIGIPLDRHNTSQEGEPLSAEEPCIVTPEQLRQAHFYVMQNTPEIEPYIDRHKLYLETNYSTKKRAWLEKEHSNTFGAWLKNEVEKELADDRESISENLRWISHGPHYEVTKYTVYRINGYLFRTRSRDGRIHQNSGVSVAANDMHISRDDDVTYGKASYYGVLQEIWELDYCERKVHLFKCNWVDNKRGVKRDALGYKIVDLTMLGYKNDPFILASQAKQVFYVKDQLDKKKSIVFVTPPKNYRDDDGNDEEFSTVIFSANDNILPSVDPQDLGKESRNDYFRTDCRGLLIRKPK, encoded by the exons ATGGATCTACTGGTCTCTTTGCGTTTCAGAATGGATAAATCCTGGATGAGTACTGATAGAACGAAGAAACGTTATAGAGAAGGAGTTGCGGCGTTTCTGCGGTATGCTGTCAACCATCTCAAGGAGGAGGGTGAGACATATGATGAATTTCTTATGTTGTGTCCGTGTACAAATTGTTTAAATCTCTGTGCATGCTCCGTTGGCGACGTAGAAGATCATTTATTCGTAAATGGAATCGATCAAACGTATACTATTTGGAATAAGCATGGGGAAAAGGATGAGGCAATAACTAGTAGTAAGCCAGTTAACGTCAACAATGGTATGCACGCTGAATTTGAAATGGGAACTCCCACTGATGCTCCAGACGAAGATTTTGGAATGGGAACTCCCACTGATGCTCCAGACACTATAGATATGATGCAGGCTGCAGAAGAGTTCGCAGATGACCCTATAAAGTTTAAAAAGTTACTTGAAAATGCTGAAAAGCCCTTATACGAAGGATGTCCCAACTTCACAAAGTTGTCTGCAATTGTGCAGTTGTTTAAGTTGAAGAGTAAGCACGGTGCATCAGACAtgttttttaatgaattgttacCCTTGTTAAAGGACATGCTTCCCAAAGAAGGTAATTTAATGGCGAGGAGTACATATCAggcaaaaaaaatattgaaatcaATGGGTTCAGGGTACACAAAGATACATGCATGTATCAACAACTGCATTCTTTATTGGAATGAGTACAAGGATGAAAAAGTGTGTCCTACTTGTAAAGCACCCAGATGGAAAGTTGACAGGGATGGTAAAGTTTACGAGAATGTTCCAGCAAAGGTATTGTGGTACTTCGACATCATCCCAAGATTTCAGCGGCTGTTTCAATCGAAGCACACAGCAAAAGATTTGATATGGCACGATACCACTAGAAACAAAGACGGTGTTTTACGTCATCCGGCAGACTCACATGCTTGGAGAGAGATAGATAACAATTTCCCAGAAATTAAAGGTGATCCAAGAAATCTGCGGTTAGCTGTTTCGGCTGATGGAGTTGATGTAAACACAGGCACCAAACATCACAGT GGAAAGAGAACATGGGATGCATATGCCCAAGaaatgtttactctacgtgcagTTGTTTTGTGGACGATAAACGATTATCCTGCTCTTGGTACACTATGTGGTTGTCGCTACGCTGGATATCATGGTTGTGTGGTGTGTCGTAAAAAAACGCACAGTATTAGGCTtcatgactcaaacaagaatgttTATGTTGGTTATAGAAGATTTTTACCCTATGAGCATCCGTTCAGAAGGCAGAAGGGGGCATTTGGCGGAAAACAAGAGTGGGAGACTGCTCCAGAACCAATGACCGGGGAAGAAATATATGAGGAG AATGTGGGACAAAGTCTTGTTGGAACGTTGCTGCACAAcgggaatacaaaagatggattaaACGCCAGAAAGGATTTGGTGCGTTTGGGGTTAAAATCGGAGTTACACCCTAAGACAGATGACAAAGGAACGATACTTCCCGCAGCATGTTATACATTAACTACGGAAGAAAAAGACATATTCTTGGAGACACTATCCGAGTTAAGAGTTCCAGAAGG atcaATATCTGCCAAAGAAATCATGGTGGAAGAGCTAGATAAATtgcaagaggatctctgtgtgacGTTATGCTtactagagaa ggaagtgaagTTATGCGGTCCGGTttgctttcgatggatgtatcctttCGAAAGGTGTATGAAGGTTATAAAGGGGCATGTGCGAAACAAGAATCAACCTTGTGGATGCATTGCCGAAGAGAATGTTGCAGAAGAGACGATTGAGATATATTGTGAGTACCATAAAAGCATCAGGACAATTGGTATTCCACTAGATAGGCATAATACATCTCAGGAGGGAGAACCGTTATCAGCTGAAGAGCCGTGTATAGTTACCCCTGAACAGTTGAGACAAGCACATTTCTATGTAATGCAGAACACGCCTGAAATTGAGCCTTACATAGA CCGACACAAGCTATATTTGGAAACTAACTATTCTACTAAAAAGCGAGCATGGCTAGAGAAAGAGCACTCTAACACTTTTGGCGCTTGGTTAAAAAATGAG GTTGAAAAAGAGTTGGCAGACGACAGAGAAAGTATCTCAGAGAACTTAAGATGGATATCACACGGCCCGCACTACGAGGTAACGAAATACACTGTATATCGCATCAATGGATATCTATTCCGCACAAGATCCCGTGATGGTAGAATTCACCAGAATAGTGGGGTTAGCGTTGCAGCAAATGACATGCACATATCTAGAGATGATGATGTTACATATGGTAAAGCCTCTTATTATGGTGTCTTGCAAGAGATATGGGAGTTAGATTACTGTGAAAGAAAAGTTCATCTGTTCAAGTGCAATTGGGTTGATAATAAACGTGGGGTCAAAAGAGATGCTCTTGGCTACAAGATTGTTGACCTTACTATGTTGGGATACAAAAATGATCCTTTTATTTTAGCCTcacaagctaagcaggtattttatgtcaaAGACCAGTTAGATAAGAAAAAGTCTATTGTTTTTGTGACACCTCCCAAAAATTATAGAGATGACGATGGCAACGATGAGGAATTCAGTACAGTAATCTTTTCTGCGAATGATAATATCTTGCCGTCTGTAGATCCACAAGACTTGGGTAAAGAATCCCGAAATGATTACTTCCGAACTGACTGCCGAGGTTTACTTATACGCAAGCCAAAATGA